One segment of Streptomyces sp. NBC_01463 DNA contains the following:
- a CDS encoding histidine kinase, producing the protein MTDHGTGRSTTGAFPLTGHIQRLLQRVRAYDRRRPLVWDGLLATFWVLFAVLDVSSGGWRTVAVDRSVPAPLVLVMSVAFSAPLLWRRSHPLAVLVFMAPFSLVNVWTGAVIQAAFLQEIVVFNIALRQPMRTLAWSGGIVLAPLVIGAGHFPDDWNRLFVPHLYALAFASLVGIVVRTRKEYTEALVDRANRLELERDQQARLAAAAERTRIAREMHDIIGHNLSVITGLADGGAYAAAKSPERAAQALDAIGTTSRQALAELRRLLGVLRDAPDRADRTPQPTLDDIDALLTGVRAAGLPVRLHRHGTPPAVPPTAGRQLTVYRVVQEALTNTLKHAATVPSLAAEVTLTYRATELEVLITDNGTRRPGTGAPDGTGQGITGMRERASLYDGTLEAGRSVTTGWQVRLLLPLEDSLS; encoded by the coding sequence GTGACGGATCACGGCACGGGCCGCTCCACGACGGGCGCCTTCCCGCTCACCGGTCACATCCAGCGGCTGCTCCAGCGCGTCCGCGCGTACGACCGGCGCCGGCCGCTGGTCTGGGACGGGCTGCTGGCCACGTTCTGGGTGCTGTTCGCGGTCCTCGACGTCTCGTCGGGCGGCTGGCGCACGGTCGCCGTGGACCGGAGCGTGCCGGCGCCCCTGGTGCTCGTGATGAGCGTGGCGTTCTCCGCCCCGCTGCTGTGGCGCCGCAGTCATCCGCTGGCCGTGCTGGTGTTCATGGCCCCGTTCTCCCTGGTCAACGTCTGGACGGGGGCGGTCATCCAGGCCGCCTTCCTCCAGGAGATCGTCGTCTTCAACATCGCGCTCCGGCAGCCGATGCGCACCCTGGCGTGGTCGGGCGGCATCGTGCTCGCCCCGCTGGTGATCGGCGCGGGTCACTTCCCGGACGACTGGAACCGCCTCTTCGTCCCGCATCTGTACGCGTTGGCGTTCGCGTCCCTGGTCGGCATCGTGGTGCGTACGCGCAAGGAGTACACGGAGGCCCTCGTCGACCGGGCGAACCGGCTCGAACTCGAACGCGACCAGCAGGCCCGGCTCGCGGCCGCCGCCGAACGGACCCGGATCGCCCGGGAGATGCACGACATCATCGGCCACAACCTCTCCGTGATCACGGGCCTCGCGGACGGCGGCGCCTACGCCGCGGCCAAGAGCCCGGAACGGGCCGCCCAGGCCCTGGACGCCATCGGCACCACCAGCCGCCAGGCCCTCGCCGAGCTCCGCCGCCTGCTGGGCGTCCTGCGGGACGCTCCGGACCGGGCCGACCGCACCCCGCAGCCCACGCTCGACGACATAGACGCCCTGCTCACCGGTGTACGTGCCGCCGGGCTGCCCGTACGCCTGCACCGCCACGGCACACCGCCGGCCGTCCCGCCCACCGCCGGACGGCAGCTGACGGTCTACCGGGTGGTGCAGGAGGCGCTGACGAACACCCTGAAGCACGCGGCCACGGTTCCGTCCCTGGCGGCGGAGGTCACGCTGACCTACCGTGCGACGGAGTTGGAGGTCCTGATCACCGACAACGGCACCCGCCGCCCCGGGACCGGGGCGCCGGACGGCACCGGCCAGGGCATCACGGGCATGCGCGAGCGCGCTTCCCTGTACGACGGCACACTCGAAGCCGGCCGGTCCGTCACCACGGGCTGGCAGGTCCGGCTCCTACTCCCCCTGGAGGACTCCCTCTCGTGA
- a CDS encoding response regulator transcription factor, translating to MTTVLIADDQAMQRFGFRMLLESQDDMTVVGEAATGHEALQLVARHQPDVALMDIRMPLLDGIEATRRIIRTGSRTRVLIVTTFDLDRYAYDGLRAGASGFLIKDALPEELLSGVRAVASGDAVVAPSLTRRLLDAYVQHLPAVPGGPATPDARIAKLTDREREILTVIGRGWTNSEIAERLHLAESTVKTHVSRILAKTGARDRVQAVILAYDTHLVTAG from the coding sequence GTGACGACCGTGCTGATCGCGGACGACCAGGCCATGCAGCGCTTCGGTTTCCGCATGCTGCTGGAGAGCCAGGACGACATGACGGTCGTCGGCGAGGCCGCCACCGGCCACGAGGCGCTCCAACTCGTCGCCCGGCACCAGCCGGACGTCGCCCTGATGGACATCCGCATGCCCTTGCTCGACGGCATCGAGGCCACCCGCCGCATCATCAGGACGGGCTCCCGCACCCGCGTCCTCATCGTCACCACGTTCGACCTGGACCGCTACGCGTACGACGGTCTGCGCGCCGGAGCCAGCGGCTTCCTGATCAAGGACGCGCTGCCGGAGGAGCTCCTCTCCGGGGTACGGGCGGTGGCCAGCGGCGACGCGGTGGTCGCCCCGAGCCTGACCCGCCGTCTCCTGGACGCGTACGTACAGCACTTGCCGGCCGTTCCCGGCGGACCCGCGACCCCGGACGCCCGGATCGCGAAGCTCACCGACCGGGAGAGAGAGATCCTCACCGTCATCGGCCGCGGCTGGACCAACTCGGAGATCGCCGAACGTCTCCACCTGGCCGAGTCGACCGTGAAGACCCATGTCTCGCGCATTCTCGCGAAGACCGGCGCCCGGGACCGCGTCCAGGCGGTCATCCTGGCGTACGACACCCACCTGGTGACTGCCGGCTGA